From the Syntrophobacterales bacterium genome, one window contains:
- the genX gene encoding EF-P lysine aminoacylase GenX: protein MRDRDRRRRLDSLLDLPYNRHRTIMTEREILEARHELLRAVREFFYERDYLEVETPSIMKTVPPDPYIDPIKVLVGEKGPFYLHTSPEVHMKRLLQYGHNRVFQVCRAYRVEELTELHNVEFTMLEWYREGNYEDVMGEVQDLVYFVAGKLRSEGVKRFAAPYRVFEIDRLFLETTGIDPLPLNRGDFFLAMQRAGFKGLDEKDGWNDLFFKLLVQEVEGRVKEKKPYFIKDWPKSISTMAKRKDSKKAERFEFYIDGVEIGNGYSELLEPEEQRARFMKDNRDRVRLGKETFLPDEPFLAALECLKGPYAGVAVGMDRLLMKIMGLERIDEVIVHRFTA, encoded by the coding sequence GTGCGGGATAGGGACCGCCGCCGGAGACTTGACAGCCTTCTCGACCTTCCTTATAATAGGCACCGAACTATCATGACCGAACGAGAGATATTAGAGGCACGGCATGAGCTCCTACGGGCTGTCCGGGAATTCTTCTATGAGCGTGATTACCTGGAGGTGGAAACGCCTTCCATCATGAAGACTGTACCCCCTGATCCTTATATTGACCCCATTAAAGTGCTCGTGGGTGAAAAAGGGCCATTCTACCTGCATACATCACCAGAAGTGCATATGAAGCGGCTCCTGCAATACGGGCATAATCGTGTTTTTCAAGTCTGCAGGGCCTACAGAGTAGAGGAACTGACGGAGCTCCACAATGTGGAATTTACCATGCTTGAGTGGTATCGGGAGGGTAACTATGAGGATGTCATGGGAGAAGTCCAAGATCTTGTATATTTCGTGGCAGGCAAACTGCGCTCCGAAGGGGTGAAACGCTTCGCAGCGCCGTACCGGGTATTCGAGATAGACCGCCTCTTTCTGGAGACGACGGGCATTGATCCTCTTCCTCTTAATAGGGGTGACTTTTTTCTTGCCATGCAAAGAGCAGGTTTTAAGGGTCTCGACGAAAAAGACGGATGGAACGACCTCTTTTTCAAGCTCCTGGTTCAGGAGGTCGAGGGTCGAGTAAAAGAGAAAAAACCTTATTTCATAAAAGACTGGCCCAAGTCTATATCTACTATGGCAAAAAGGAAAGACTCAAAGAAAGCCGAAAGATTTGAATTTTACATCGACGGAGTTGAGATTGGAAATGGCTATTCTGAACTTCTGGAACCAGAGGAGCAGAGAGCTAGGTTCATGAAGGACAATAGGGATCGTGTTCGGCTCGGCAAAGAAACGTTTCTCCCGGATGAACCGTTCCTTGCTGCCCTTGAGTGCCTTAAGGGACCTTACGCGGGGGTTGCCGTTGGCATGGACCGTCTGCTCATGAAGATCATGGGGCTTGAACGAATCGACGAGGTTATCGTACACCGTTTTACAGCATGA
- a CDS encoding patatin-like phospholipase family protein, whose product MSDSGSPTKLVSCLLILAAALFSCQSVQVTPKTAPAIALVLGGGSAKGFAHVGVIRILEQEKIPIRMIVGASVGSLIGGMYASNPDSFQLEWTAFKIDRNDILDVSIVNSKWGPVQGAKLEAFVEQTIKVKKVEDTKIPFYPVATDINTGETVTLEKGSLAKAIRASSAIPGIFVPVTFGNRTLVDGGVTDNVPCDIAKRKGADIVIAVNLSKDVKDNNITSLIDIIGQSANIMMHENSKTRLRHADVVIEPDTKGVSIFDFSQKKVLMEEGMKAARKAVPKIREVIAKYQFS is encoded by the coding sequence ATGTCGGACTCCGGTAGCCCCACTAAACTCGTCAGTTGCCTTCTTATTCTGGCTGCTGCATTGTTTTCCTGCCAGTCGGTGCAGGTGACGCCAAAGACTGCCCCCGCCATCGCATTGGTCCTTGGTGGTGGATCGGCCAAGGGTTTCGCCCATGTGGGAGTAATCCGCATCCTAGAACAAGAAAAAATACCGATCCGAATGATTGTGGGAGCAAGCGTGGGGAGTCTGATCGGAGGCATGTATGCGTCAAACCCAGACAGTTTCCAGCTTGAATGGACAGCGTTCAAGATAGACAGAAATGATATACTTGATGTATCCATTGTGAACTCGAAATGGGGACCTGTTCAAGGTGCCAAACTTGAAGCTTTCGTGGAGCAAACCATTAAAGTAAAAAAAGTCGAAGACACAAAAATTCCTTTCTATCCTGTCGCCACAGACATCAATACCGGCGAGACGGTGACACTTGAGAAAGGCTCCCTTGCAAAAGCCATAAGGGCTTCGTCGGCAATACCAGGGATCTTCGTTCCCGTCACCTTCGGAAATCGTACGCTTGTTGACGGAGGGGTTACAGACAATGTCCCCTGCGACATCGCAAAACGCAAAGGGGCTGACATCGTGATTGCCGTCAATCTCTCAAAAGATGTGAAAGACAATAACATAACCTCCTTGATTGACATAATAGGTCAGTCGGCCAATATCATGATGCACGAAAACAGCAAGACAAGACTACGGCATGCGGATGTGGTGATAGAGCCCGACACGAAAGGTGTCTCCATCTTCGATTTCTCTCAGAAAAAGGTATTGATGGAAGAGGGAATGAAGGCAGCCAGAAAGGCGGTTCCCAAAATCAGGGAAGTTATTGCAAAATACCAATTTTCATAG
- a CDS encoding MBL fold metallo-hydrolase, with amino-acid sequence MFVKQIEVGGFAVFAYIVACQKTNEALVIDPASEGDRIVKEAVTRGYNIRYIVNTHSHVDHVMGNKKMKDLTGAKIIIHESEAQNLVHQSLSLMDSFGAESSPPADQTVKENDEIIIGETSLQVLHTPGHSPGSISLYHKGIVFTGDTLFVGGVGRTDLAGGSWETLVSSIHEKLFVLPGDTVVASGHNYGETPKSTIAREKVYNPYVGLR; translated from the coding sequence AGTCTTTGCCTACATCGTGGCCTGCCAGAAAACCAACGAGGCTTTGGTCATAGACCCCGCCTCCGAAGGTGACCGTATCGTGAAAGAGGCGGTGACAAGAGGATATAACATAAGGTATATCGTCAACACCCATTCCCACGTAGATCACGTTATGGGGAACAAAAAGATGAAGGATCTCACAGGGGCCAAAATCATCATCCACGAATCGGAAGCCCAAAACCTGGTACACCAGTCGCTTTCCCTTATGGATTCTTTCGGGGCGGAATCTTCCCCGCCAGCAGATCAGACCGTGAAAGAAAATGACGAAATTATCATCGGAGAGACCTCTCTTCAGGTGCTTCATACTCCAGGCCATTCTCCGGGGAGCATTTCCCTTTATCACAAGGGCATCGTATTCACCGGCGATACCCTTTTTGTGGGCGGCGTAGGCCGAACAGACCTCGCAGGGGGTTCGTGGGAAACCCTTGTATCATCTATCCACGAAAAGCTTTTTGTCTTACCTGGTGACACGGTGGTAGCCTCGGGGCATAACTATGGAGAAACTCCGAAGAGTACAATCGCGAGAGAAAAGGTCTATAATCCCTATGTCGGACTCCGGTAG